The nucleotide sequence CTCAAAAAAACAAacggaacaaacaaacaacagatATCAAATTCTAACGTTATTTCCTTATTCTAACTTTCAAGCCGGAAAAAACCCTTGAAATTTTATCCTTTGGGGAATCATTTCAAACAAGGCTGGATTGGTACTTAACTGTTCGATCCTGGCAGTTTCCTTTTGAAGAAAGCCCCAGATTTGGTGTTAAACCAACGAAGCCGGAACATCTTTGGGTATTTTTCCACTCGCTGTTCTTGCCTGTGATCTGTTCCAGTTAAAAGTGCAACTGGTTTCGATGTACCGAGCTGGGTTCTTTATGCAAATATCAATCAAGCGTGAAAAGTTTCaattaaagttttcctttgtttagcGGATAATCGGTTACGCCTTTTTTCTATTTGCAAATTTTAGAGAGACAttcaaaattgtcttaaaattCCTTCCCCGCGTTATCATTTGGCCGTTTGTTAAGCGAATAAATGACtagagaaaatatttaacttttctGTCAATAATGGTACATGTTCCAGAAAATGGCCCTTTTCGGAGTTACGACACTTAAATACCGTAGGTTAGGGAAACTTAATCAATCATTCaggtgaaaataagtttgacaTTCCCGCGGATACcaatgaaagttccattgtaACACGAATGAACAAAAATCAAGGCTCACTGCACTAAAGAATATaaattgtaatttcaaattCTGAGCGGTTTCCAATAAAAATGGTAGATTTTACAAACGCCGAAAGTTGAGTTTTTAGCTATGAAATTTGTATCGCTTGTGACAAATTGAAACCGAATGTGGCTGTGAAGTAACAATAGGCATAAAGAAGAGGGACTCGAGGAAGCTATTTGTGCTGATTTAGGGTAAATTACACTGTTTGGAATAAACTGAGTAGATAAAACGGTCGTAGGTAAGAAAAGAGCGTTCAAGAAATCACATGACATAAAACACAACAAGGGTTTTAACAACTTTATCCATAAGCGGCTGCCGATGTTGTAATAGGCGGCTGTACCCGGAAACGGGCTATAAAGGCGGAACCCAAACACGAGAGCCTGCTCACAAGCTAAAAAGATGGTAGTGAGAGATATAACAGGCGGCATTAGACTGCCGGTAACCAGACAAGTCTAGAAACGACTCTAATAGAGAACGAAACTATTTGCAGGCAGTAGGAAGAAAAATCACGTTAATAATGGAGCGAAACGAATACGACTTCCCTCGAAAAGGTTTACGATGTGCGCTCTCTCAGAACTTCTCCCCCTATTGTAAGTATAACTAACCACATAGTGAGAATATTACAAATAAGTAAGTACACGGGTATATAGTGTACATGGCTCTCAGAGGGCAACTTACTACAATAAGAAAAAACTCTGTCGACTTTACCAcctataaatttaaaaatgccACAATCATCGATGGCAAAAGCGCCTAACTGCATTCCGCCAAAAATACTGTGACACTAGTGTtgtcaaatgaaaagaaaagctgtgttatttgttattcaaatttgtGAAGACGGAGGTATTTTATCCGATTTGAACAACGTTTCCGAGAAGTTCCATTTTCGGTGAAACATTCATCTGGATTAGTCTACGGTAAGCCTAACCATTGAATTTAAGTTGTAGTTTCATATAATTTTCTATCCGCTTTCAAGCACATGTTTCGTAAGCCCACGCGGCACTTTACCTCACGCGTTCCCTTTCGAATAGGAAGCATAGAACACGTCAATTAGTACTTTCcatcaacattaaaaaaaacacatatttggacacattttcctttttaagcGGTGCAATGGCGATAAGTATTCTCAACACTAATATCAAGTTAGTTTTCAtcaaactcagttgataataccaaattacctagTTTTTATCACGTTCCACGCTTAACACCTTATTAATTTATGCAACATAGAAGTGAATCAGACTGACAGGGCTAGGTGGGCGCTTCATgggaaaactgaaataacaagAGATACTCTCCACGAAACTTTGCTTATGACGCCAAACTGTTAGTCACGAACCTACAGGAATGGTTTTGAGAAACGAGAAACTCAGAACTCTTTCGATTTCATGTGTTTCAGTGAGATTTTCACATACAACATTGCTCTCTCGTCGAGTTAGCTAATTACTTATCAAGGGTCTACAAGTAAAGGAAAGGAAGATTATGAATTTCTGTTTCTAATAGCGGGTAAACCACAATGAACTATAGTACGATCAAGGTCGCTTCGCTTGGGGATGTATGCTACAAAAGAACTTCATTCATAATTCATGTCACGACTGGAGAGAACGCATGAAATCGAAAGTATTGTAAAGATTTTAACGAAACAAcactaagtaaaaaaaaaaagaaaaaagaaacatactATAACTCCAGTTGTCACTTTGATGGCCTGAATCTATCATCTTTTCTTacattgacaaaaacaaaattgaacgcGCGTATTAACATTAAGCGTACAACGTTGTGAGCAGAGGAGTTTCTTGCCCTACCCTCCCCACTCCCTCTTCATATCAGAAAACAATGACCACATGTCTTATAGCCCTTAGTAAGGCCTCTCTTCCGGGACATTTgagcatgaaaataaaataaagaggCTGGGAAGATGCTGTCTTCTACTCTTATGCTCTTTTATTCAAAGAATAAAGTAAGGCTTACTCTTTCCTTGTGAAAGAGAGCAAAGCACAGGCAAGCTTTTTTACTCTGAGTACATCGGTAATGATTTCATATTGACATATAATGACTACTGATCTTTTATCACTCTTTCCTTGAGAAAGAGAGCATAGCACAGGCAAGCTTTTTGACTCTGCACCTGTTGGTAATGAgtttacatttacatgtattcaATACTGATCAGGGGGAGTGTTTTATAGTTTAAGACCTTTTGATTCCACCACAATAGTTATTTGGGAAGAGATTCATTTACCATTAATATTGCTATCCTATTTAGCTAGCATTTTGTGGGACACTTAACTAGCATCTCAAGCCTTTTGCCACTTTGCTGCTCAATGTGTAGTACACAGAAAACCACTGACTTAAAGCTGGCTACCATAATTACAAGTAATTAACCATCCAACACAAACCTCTGGAGACAACCAATAACTGCTTCCAACGCAAATGGGAAACTCTTGATTTAGCCATCTAACTTGGCCTCTGAAAGGGCAAATATGATCAGTTAATACATAAATTATAACAGTAAATCATTATCTAGTTTACGAGTTGGTCTAAAATTTTTAATAGAAGAATACAATAGTTAGGAGCCAATAAATGAAACAGCACAAACATTTATGCATTGGAAGGAACTATGCTTTGTGCAAGACTGTATCTACATTCCTCAATTaccaaaaaaaagattaaaaccTGAGCTACAgtttaaaacttaaattattaaaatgaagATCACCATGCAATAGATGCAACCTTCTTATCATCTTGAAATAAAAGCCCTTTTCTTTGACAGacatttttaagtcatttaCAATCGGTTCACTAACACTTCCCATCTATCTTGaatcatatttatttttcctaACAAATTAAGTTGGTGGGGCTGCTAAAGTATTTGATACAGTTATTGTCCTCACATGCAATCAAACACTTTCGAAGGATAGAGTCGAAAAACACCAAGCATGTCACAGGACATTTACAGACTCATGCAGGGAAACCATAGTAACAATAATGGTAAAATGAAGGAGTTCTGGAAACAAATTGAATGAGtagaaaatgtttttgctaTCTTTAAGTTGTAGAAAGAACAGTTCAACTCAGAATTATGCCTGTACTTTGTCCAGTATAAGAGCAAAACCCCATAGTTTTATCATGGAACACTTGCTTAAATTATTCTGAAAGAAGTATTTGGATTACAAAGACACAGATAATGCAGATGGCATGTTGTTCTCATACAGTGTATGTGCGCTGAGCAGTCTTCTCAGAAAATTGTCTAGGTTTCAAATACACATAAGCCATGAATGGAAGGCACGACAGTCATTGGCTTTTCAAAAGACATTCTTTTAACTTTCATCATAGTAGTTTCTTACAAGCTTTGCTAGCTATGAATTCAGCTGCTGACGTGTGCATAAGTTTAACATCTCAgtaaaagtgaaatttgaaaCCTAAAATAACTAAACCACAACACATTTCCACTGTACAACCAAGAAccatagaaaaaaatagaataaagcATCCACACGCCAGGAATCAACAACACGCAGACGAGCAAAATTCGGACATGAAGGCTTACATAAGTTTTAAAGTGGTAGAACAAGCACGAATCATTTGTTGAAAAACTAGGACAGCATCCTTCCGTGTAGATGCTTACAACTCATCGATGGCGAAGCAGACTTCCCAAGTCAATGTACCTACTTAATCCATACTTGTTCCAAGGACGCTTTAACTAGATGTTAGATCTTACCCACAGCTGCAAGGAAGAAGTTAAGGTAACCAGCTGTGCAAAATCATCGACACAACATCGCTGGTCGTCTAAAGGAGTTTTGTAACTCTACTCGTCATTTCCTCAGGTTACTCCACGATTGAAGGTTTTGGTACAAAATTGCAGAGAGTGGGGTTCTGACGAGAGGATGGTTTTTAGAAAGAGCGCGAACATGACAAACATGGCCAACATGTGAACTTACAACAACTGCCCGATCTCACGAGGAGTCTGGAGCCGAATGCAGACATCAGTTGCGAAAGTAACGCATTTCATAATTTCAAGCACTGACAAGAATGTTGGCTATTGGCAACTTTAGATGTCGCCGATGCAGgacgtttttattttatttttccgaAAGACAGAAGTAAGCTCTTCAAAACCATGGgacacacacacccacacacccaCAAGAAAAACTTTGTACTTGGAGACGATTTGTAAAATGTCGGTCATGCGATTGATAGctttttttctgaggaagaaTATATAAATTTCGATGAAAGTTGAATTTCCCTTGGAATCCTATTTTATGTTAGTTTCATAGTAAAGAGTCGTCATTCATGGGATATGATATGAGATCGATGATTTTCTATTGTTTTGATACTGCGGCCGTCACGCAAACCGACAGTAATGTAATTTATATAATTAACTTTTTCCCATTTTCTTCATCCGAGGGGatgtagctcagtggtagagcgcGCGCTTTGCATGCGCGAGGTCCGGGGTTCGAAACCCCGCATCTCCACTTTTCGTTATTCTTTATTTCCAGGTGAgttgagttttaatttttttttcgttgcttatcttcttttttcattttttttcttttctatttttaaccCAAATGAAATCGGTAGCCTGGATGAATTTAAGTTCGATTATGACCTTCGTCTACAGGGTTAgtaatacaaatgaaaaaattacgcgcatcagattggctgaaaacgagtgcctTCTCGTGTATTAAGAGTGCAAATTGTAAAAAGCgcgcgcacgctttcaaaatttcgtctctCTTGACTGTCTTTGATGTTTTTTCGTGTATTTTATTACCAAGTAAGAACATAATTTCTCTGCCAATTTGATGCGGTAAGCACTTGTTAGACTCCTTAGTTGTTTAAAGACtaaaattgcacttgccctacaggctcgtgcaattttgttgtcttcgaAAAATCTACTCGTGcatattaacaccaaattgcactcgaaatcatgttattgccTTGACAAATCGTCTGGTACAGGAAAATTTCCTATTAGACCAAAAAGTTAACACACTTTGATAAGGATGCCTTGTCATCAATGACATTTCTTGGCGACACAAACTGATATGATAGATGAGTCTTATTTATGCTATGTACttgaactgaaaataaaaaatgcataacttttttaaaaggcTCAGCCGAGTACGTATAAAGTCTTCCAATTTCTGTCATGTTTCCCTCCCTCGCGCAAAGTCGGCTCTGTGTTAAGAGAAAATCACAGATATTTGATGAATTCGATAACCTTTCGATCACTTCGTTATGGCATTTTCATCgtgttttatcataaaaatcaaCCGCCCGCTTCAAGAGGGTAGCAGTTAAAATAATTACTTCTCAAAGACTTTTCATTTCGCATAAGATACATCGCTCACTCAGGCAACGTATCCGATTAATGTACGCAAAAGGATGTCCTAGGAAGCATGTCACACTTTATAACAGTCATTTCAATATTCAAGGCGGCCAGGCCTATCTCAAAGAGcactttgaatgaaaaatagAGTATTTTCTTCACTTTAGTGTAGGAACATGAATTATTCTGcttaaattatcaaagaaaaaatttgatttatcaTTGTGGGTCGACTACTTAAATGTTCGAAATTGTATAACCACGGATGgatgttaattttttccattgTCTTTGAGAGGAGAACAATATTACACTGATTAATCATGCAGCTCTttctccgaaaaaaaaactgaccgTCAGGCTACGATGCTACAAACGTTAATAGAAGAAATTACCTCAGCAAATGAATTACAAATGCATCACCTCGTAAACCGCTGCTGTAATTCCTTTGAAAAAGCTGTCAACGGTGCGCAATTTGATGTTCAAAAAAACGATGTGCAATTTATACGTCGCCGCACCATGGGTATTCCCGTTTTTCATCACCAAAAATTGTAGTCTTGCAACATTTAGCAGTGTCTGAATTGCAGAAAAGATGAATCCAAAACCAACTAACACCCATTACTTGAAGTTAATTGAATGCACAACTCCGTAATAGTCCGGGTTGTCAAGGGTACAGGTCTGgcgaagaaaaatgttttgtttagtttactGGTGTGAATTGTTTTAAGAATAAGTAGGTGAATTTTTAATGTAAGTGTTTCAGTCATACTGCGTAAATTGCGAAGGGGTTCTTTAGTCTCCTGTGGCTAAGTGCTGTAGGCCATACAATTCATGAAAACTCCACCTCGGATAGTTATCGAGAATAACGGAGTCTATACTGCCTCAGTTAGAAATACGATCTTTCATGTTACGGGTagagcgcatttcgattgagtgtcgtaaaactgAAACCCGCAAAGTAATAACAACAGCCAGGTAAAAGACGGAAAAAAACCTTTAGAGCCAACAAGAACCTAaggtgaaaacaagcaaaattccccaagcgcgggaaaacgcggctGACCATGTAGCGGttggtttttagtttttaatctgattggttgacaaaGTAGCACACGTTTTCGGGACCAATCACGTAACGACTTAGACAAAACCGCCACCAACAGAGCATAAATTAGCATGTAATATGATCAAAATATCCAACATTCTAATCTGTTTTTGTAGAATTCCTTAACGCTCTATCGCCAATGCTACAATTTTATTGGCTATGTCGCTCTTGATAGAAAACTAGTAGACGGAGTAGACAGATGTTGTGAGGCGGTTAAGTAAATATAAAACATGAGCCTGTCTTGTTGGTAAGTTTTAAACGACAAGATAGATTTAAACCAAAATAACTGGATTCTTTGTACTCGATCTTTGCGCGTAATGATGAAATCAAGCGTCGCCCTCATTAGCTATCACGTGACAGAAATCTCTAGCTTATAATTTAATCTAATTAACCTAGTTATACAACCAGAATATGATTTAAATGATTAACTCGTGCTTTTTTAAAATGTGATTCTTGAGTTTGCTCGAAAGTCACAGTCTATATAAACATATCACTTTAGCACATATCATCCTAGTGAAACTGTTAGACATCACGTACGAATTAGCTGGTATATTTTGgtaattaaataaacacaaaagaggatgcataaaaattaaattgtatttattgTAATTTGTGGACTGTTTACATACATAATGTACAGATTATAAATTTTTTGCGCACCAGCTTATATAAATAGTTTGTAGAGGATTGGTAACCATTCATAAGGTCGCCACAGTcgaaatataaataatataaaagcTAGctgataaaatacatttatttttgccaTAAGTCTCAAAATACCTCATATTTTATGCAaacaattatattaaaaaaaactttccaagGAATGAAAGTCTAGtactaaaaaggaaaattcttggACTTAACATAACTAATGATAAACGGGATAATAAAAGCACTCGCAAgcttattaaaaaatatttttgaccaCTTGTCGTTGGTCTTCGTCGCCACTTTTAATAACTGCTTACATAGAGTATTACCCTTAATAATATGATATTCATGAGACATTTATATAGTTTAGGACGCAAAATGTATTGCTTTGAAATGAAATCCAGAGCTAAAAAATGGGATGCAAATAACCTTTTCAAAATGTTCGTGTAACTTCCTTAATCTTACGATTCGTCTTTACAACACGTACTGTCCGTAAATATGAACTACTCTGAACAATACATAGTATCGTGAGTTATTTGAAAAGACACTGAAAAAATGCGTTTTCTGATAAATTAGGAGAAGGTGAGGAGAATTTTCCTCCCCTCAAATAAATAgtacataaatatataaatacaaatggtacttaaaaattcaaatttataattcatACTTTAACATATTCCTTATCTTACAATTAAAACATTTACTCTCTTGGAAAGTATTCACCTTTTCTTCTTACTTGATAAATCTAGGTGTATTAAATAACCTTTTTCAAATCCGTTGTTATAAATACTTTTTTATAAGTAGACCTAGCTTAAATAAGTTACATTTTCACAGCGATACTTTTTTAAGGAATTGAACTGAGTGAAAAATACCTCACAAACCGTGCTGCCTTTTGGGAGAATGTCGTGTTGTGTGGTTGTTTCACTTTGCCACTTCGTTTAAAACCAAGATACCAGGTTGAGTTTTTGATCGATTGAAATGTTCTGTATCCGGAGAATGTGTCCTCTGTGAATAAGCACTGGGTAAAAATATTTCCGTGCACCTgcagaaaacaaatgaacaggAATAGCAAAAATTAGTCAGAAATCGAGAAAAATTTGTGGAAAGAATCCATGTAAGGGCTTTAAATAAGCCCTCACCAGATTTCCTCACTCGCTCTCTTGtccgctctgtgattggtcaaattCTCAACCGatcaaatacaaatcaaaaACCAACGGCTACTGGGTCACTCATTTTTTTCCAGCGCGTAAGCCACgcaattttcgtttttttttcagatccaGTTGATTCCCTGTAATGTTAACTCCTGAACTTAATAACTatccatgaattattttgttttggagtGACACTCAATCCAAACGCACTTTAGATATTCGTGTTACAAggtgtgaaaaaaataagaaaatgaaaaggaaagaaaacttaCTTCTACTGTAAGGTCTCCGGCGTCGTTGACACAGAGATAGGAATTTTCTGTCACGGATCGTATTCTTACGTATACAGAACCGTTGTAACGTTTCGATTCCAACTCTAGCTTGGCTAAGACGGAAAAAAACCCAAAATCAAAATCCTGACTTAACCTTTAAAAAAGATACATGATCAACTTAGTttattaaaccaaattatcctatAATCCAGTAAATGTTGGTTGACCTGTGGCGAATCGACAAAAACGATTTTCACATCGTATGATACAAAACAGTTGTTATATTTTGCGAGGCAGATTTGAGGTTCTTTCTGGGCGTATATGAATCACGGATGAGTTTTaatctgttttaaaataatctaCCATTACTAAAACTTCCTGAGCCGACGGAAGTAGGTACACAAAGAACAAAACGGCACAAATTAGCTCCGACGTGAGGAAAGCGCCCCAGCAACGCTAAGCTAAGAATGTCTCAAACATTCCCGAACCCTTGCTAACATCTTTCTGCGGCATCAAGATCTCCCCCTAAAAGGATGTAAAtattgtgtgtgtgtgtgaaagGGTGTTCTAAAATTTCCCCTCCCACGTTTGTGCCCAAAAATTCTTTAGATTCCAAACATGTTGGACCGTTGTAAACAACAACACGAACGAGGCTTTCATCTGTCTTTTAAAGGTGCAGACATTTATTCAGCCATTAAGGTGCTGAAAACACCCACAAGTGCTCAGAGTTGATAACCTTTAATGCTGTTAATTCAATCAACAGCGCGATAAGGAAACTGGACAAAAAGAGAGACCGAAAATCGCGAAGGGGCAAAATTAAGTTATAAAATTTGATACCTTCTTTATTTTGACGATTATTCTTGTGTTTGTATATTGATAATCTTGTTTATAAACAGTATTTGTAAAAACTGATTTGAGCAGGTTGAGGTATTTTCGAATGTGCTACCCAAATAAtccaaaagtgaaaacaaaaattattctctgaacgaaaaaaattgtccCGCACAAGGATATAACTCTTCTAAGTGAGAGAGCTGTCATATTCCACAATAACGACTTATATGgataaatcaattttctttggtTTAGTTTTCGGCCAAACTTGCCGCCGTTAATTCATTCTTTTCATTTGCACATTTGTCGGCAAAATTCATTCGCACAGGACAGATGTACGCGCcgcttttggcgggaaaaaaaaacctattgaTCTTTGCGGCAGGTCAGAAAAACCGCCACTTGAGCTCTTGTTGCTCTGTCTCTTTAATACGGATTTAATGGCAATATTAGAAAGCTTAACTGTCTCCCTGAGGTCCACTTGATTTCGCAACGCTCAGGTGCTTGCCAAATGCAGCGGTTCCAGACGAATTTTAACGCATAATCTTTTATGGCTGAATGCGTTTTTGTATCAATTTTTGCTCAGCAGCCGCAACAAGTGCTAGATTTGTAAGCCATTCAAAGAGCAACTTTTATCGGCCTCTTGCTTTGAAGTTACGCCGAGTACAACGGTATTTTGTCATACGAAagaatattgaaacttttgaaaacaaaacaaagcaatcttTACAACAATAAATCTCAATGATAATCCGATTGCAAAGTTTAATTGGACCGACTAACCGTGGTGGTTAAATAAAGTTCGTGTTGTGGGCCTTAAAGTACACTTATCAAAACCGCTTGGGTGGTCTAATCTCACTCAGAGAGGGTAGTTTATGATATAAAATGCCTGATATGATATTTTTAGATTCAACTCAAACATGAAAGCGATTTATTTACAGTTTGTGATCCAATATACAAGCTTACCACTTTCGTCTGTTTTGACTCCATTACCGTCCACCGAAGTTCCTCTGACTCTTATCAAGCTCCTTGAATTCCCGGACATTATCCAGACAGAACGGGCTACTGATATACCTGACTCAGAATTCTGAAACAAAAAGCACGTAGATTAGCTCGATATGGAGCTAGCAATGTCTACTGTTACATAataactgtttatttttcattgttgttgatGAATTGCCCAGACAATACAAatcaaaactgcaaaattaGCCTCCGCGACGTTTGGATGGCTCCATGAACGCATCAcgaattgtttttttctgatggGAAAGGAAGTATTTCTAATTCCTTCCATTTATAATATCTTAAGTCTATTTTGATGTTAGGGGCAAGTACAAGGATATTTTTCTACGAGTCTGAGAGGTAAAGATTAGCTTCGAGCAGAAGTTTATTTGCGTGACCACGTGTATTGGGTAAAACCCCTGTCAAGAGTCCAACTGAcgtaatttttgaaaaacaaatttagctcTTTGAAAACTCCCCTAAGCTACATAATTGTATTTTGTACTTACCGAGAGAGCTTTTAGCAGCGGAGACGCCAAACTTCTGTGAAGAAAAATGAGTAAGAAAACGAACAATTTAATACGTTTAAGATACAGTAATAGCGAATAATCAGGAAATCACAGAGATGagttataaaacaaataatagaCATCGTAAAAAAGATTTGTTCATCACAACAAACGGTAAAGCCACGTGGACCGTTAAATTGACAAAACTAAAACTTGGAATCTTTTTTCAAACTTCCAGTACTCACTTTGTGAAAATAAGCACGGCCAGGGTTGACCAGAATAGAACTGCTGTGTTGTGTTTCATGGTTCTTCGTTCTCTGAAGTGGATATTCGTTATGTTGTCGATGGAGTTTACACGGCCGACAAAATCGATGTCTGCTTTACAGTGACTTTTGATCTGTTCTACTACTTATGGTTGAATGATTCTGTTCATTAAAAACTCGCTATTATATAAACCTGAAAACCGCAGACATTTACTCCGGAATCACTCCACCCAAACTGACAAAAACGTTGTTTCCTACGACGAAGCGGAAAAAACCCCGTTGAAAATCGTTCTCACGTTGGCATAATGACCTGTCTTGTCAGCAAAGTGCGGGCTTGTCTCAATTTGTTTTAGCGTTGCTCGACGGAAATGTCTTCTCGCGAATCGTGAAAAGAAAGATAGATTGCGATGAACAATGAATGTTGACGTTGTCAGCAGTTAGCGAATCATGTACTACATTTTAAGCATAATTTGTTGCTTTACTGGTTGGTCTGTTTATTTTGACGACACATATTGTTCAGCTGTTTTCAATTCTGTACGTTTCcgcaattttttcatgaatcaGCGGGGAGAGGACTAATGGTGATGTCATAAGTAAATTTATACCCTCAAATAAAAGCAAGAGATCGAGGAACTTTAAAACCCGTTGCGGACTAAGCGATGTTATGTGGGATGTCGGAAGTGATGAGAAATACGAGTAAATTCTATTCCTTTATCATAAG is from Pocillopora verrucosa isolate sample1 chromosome 7, ASM3666991v2, whole genome shotgun sequence and encodes:
- the LOC131792190 gene encoding fibroblast growth factor 2, with translation MKHNTAVLFWSTLAVLIFTKSLASPLLKALSNSESGISVARSVWIMSGNSRSLIRVRGTSVDGNGVKTDESAKLELESKRYNGSVYVRIRSVTENSYLCVNDAGDLTVEVHGNIFTQCLFTEDTFSGYRTFQSIKNSTWYLGFKRSGKVKQPHNTTFSQKAARFVRYFSLSSIP